TTAATTGAGTATGAGCCTAgttttgatgtttttttttgcTTGTTTGAGTGTGTTTTCATCTGTGGTTTGGAAAGATTTCAATTTGATGATGTTTTGTTCAGTCTTTTGGCTGTTGGGatgttgtttttgctctaaaAATTAGGAAAAGTAATGAAGATTTTTGGGCTTCTGAACTTGTAGTGTTATCATTactcatttttttccttttcacaAGTGATGTGAAGATGGTAAAAAGAAACTTTTTTTTGGATATGTTTATGGCTAATTGAATATGAGCGTAGCTACTGTTGTTGTTTCTTTCTTGTTCTGGGGTTTTGGGAAGATTTCAAATTGTTGATGTTTTGTTTCCGTTTTTGTGGCTGCTTCCTGGGGATGTTGTATCTGCTCTGAAAATTGGGGAAGTAATGAAATCCTTTCGCATTTGAGTTTGTAGTAGTTTCATTACTGCTCGTATTCCTTTTCACAAGTGAGGTGAAGATAATAAGAAACTTTTTTGGCTTGCTATGTTTGTGTCTAATTGGATTTGAGCCTAGTTTCCTATTGGGAATTGGAAAAGTTTCAACTTGATGTTGGATTTTAGTTGTGTGTTTTTTGGGTAgcatttttccttctttttcctCAAATTTAAATGCTGTTGAAAGTGTTTGTCTTATCTCAATGTTATGAGGTATGTAATAAATGTTATTCTCCATTGCATGATATTTGTTGATATACCACTACCGTCATGTTCAGGACCAACGAACAAAGGAAATTGTTTTGAAGGCAATGGGACAGGCTATCAGTAAAACAGTTGCCATTGCAGAGATTATAAAGGTATTATCACTGTTATGCCATTTTAATTTGCTAAGCACAGGAGTGACAGCTGATTTTATTTGAACGATTTGCATGTGTAAAACAGAAGAGAATTCCTGGGTTGCATCAAGATACATCTATCAGCTCAACTACCATAACTGATGCGTATGAGCCCCTTGAAGAGGGTCTACAACCGTAAGTGCATGTTGTTCTTGGTTCTAGTCCAACTTGTATGTGCTTCAGTCAGGCAGTTGATTTACCTCTTATGTATGCTTGAGTAGCTTGGAGATGACTCGCCAGGTCTCGCTGATAACAATTACTTTGTCGACTGCTGAGTTGAATCAAAGCTCTCCCGGGTAAGCTCTACAAACATTATATGTTTATTTTGAAGGACGGTTCCTCCCTCCATTTTTTCTGAGGAAAACATTTAACTCTCTCAAACCCAGCCAAAGGAGCACATCTAGTCGAAAGACTCTCATTCTTATATAATATGGGAAGAtctgagtatatatatatatattctctaaCCTGGGGTAAATGCTGTGTATCTAGCTACCAAGCTCCATCTCGTTTTGATCAGTCAGGAGCAGAGAATCAACAACTACAGCAAGCAAAACAAGCCTATGTTCCTTCTGATTTTAATCAAGGTGAATCTGTTAATATATGAGTTGGATTACATATTACCCATAATTTTGCTGCTTGTtttcctatttttctttttgattgtttttgaaaaattgtTGAGATTTTACACATGGATAATCGGCATTTCATATGGCCATTCAGCAATTAGATTTTTCAAGCATGGTCCATAGCAATTGTGAAGTTTATCATTTATGTTCATGGTTGGGATTGAAGCATAGTTGTTGCTGTTCGTTTACGTTTCAGCATTACATTGCAAAAAAATACTTTGCCGCTGTTTTAatgttatttcttttcttacAAAACATGATATTCAGATTCTTACGGTGTCCGTGGTCGAGGCCGAGGTAGGGGCAGAGGCAGAGGGCGTGGAAGGGGTCGCGGCAGGGGTGGTTATGGAAACTACTACCAAGGTATTAATCTGTATAAGTTTTCTACGTAGCTGATTTCAATCctccctttctttttttcttttgcataGAGGACTGGGAATAGAAAAGGGAAGGGGGACACTGAAATTTGAATCCATGCAACCAGTACCACCAGGATAtaagttttagtcaattttatgttttgtttatttgtttattttttatgtttggttCTTTTCCAGTCGTGTGCTCTAACTAATACATGCTATTGGCAGATGATGGTGGATATTATAACCCGGGTCGAGGTGGTGGATTAGCAGATGATGGTGGATACTATAACCCGGGTCGAGGTGGTGGATTTGCAGATAATGGTGGATATTATAATCAAGGTCAAGGAGGTGGATTTGCAGATAATGGTGGATATTATAATCAAGGTCGAGGTGGTGGTCGGGGCAGAGGTTGGGGATACCGTGGTAAGTTTATATTCTATGCTTCCATAATATCTTGAGATTAAGGGAAAAAGTTAAAATAGAGTGTACATTTTGTTTTATAAAGAAGTCACATTATGATTCAACTTTGCAgtggattttgatttttgaggctTATGAAAGTCATCTCAAATATTGCACTTTTTGTAAACAACAAAGTTTGTCAGCTATATCGGGTTGGAGGCGAAATTCAGAAAGATTACACAGCACAGATCTCTAGGTTTTCTTGTTATATCAGTTCATGTTAGAAGTTAGCTTAGTTCTTCCCTTCATAGTCAAGGCCAACACGAAAGTAATGGCTCTTTGTTTAGTTCCTATGTCTGTTCTCCATCTTTTAATTTGTCAACAAGTAATTCTATTCCTTGTTGCAGAAAAAACACATTACCTTTACCATAACCTCCGACAAAAAAAGTCGTAATACATAAACAGACACTCAAACTTGGCCTCAACTCTTAAACCAAGAAATATGGTTAAGCAAGCTATCATGGTTAGAGAAGCCAACTAAGTTTGTTAGAGTTTGTTAGAAGGTAGTTAGAGTTGGTTAAAGAGGAGTCGTTCATCACAGCTTATAAATACTCCTCTGTACACATGTAAATGATGAGCTATGATATTCTAATCATGTAACTACTCTCTCTAATACATCTCTCAGCTTTCTCTCATTTTCTTCTCTACTAATTTCGTGTTCTTCAAGCTCCTTTAATGGagttatcatggtatcagagccttgtTGTATCTTAGGCTAGATAAACACTGTGAAATTCGAGTTCTGTTGTGCTAAGAGTGCTTAGATTCAGAGCAGAGCAGTAGCTAAATCGTGAATAAGCATCCAATTAGAAGATCAAGGTTCAAAGCTGGAAGCAATGGCAAACACAACTGGAGTTGAATCTGGATCGTTGGAAACTAGCAATTCAAACTCGAATACAACATATACAACTACTGGAATAACCACCTATACAGTTCCAGTTATAGACCACAATCATCCGTTGTATCTACAACCTAGTGACATTCCAGGTAGTGTGATGCTGTAGTTTTGTCCTGAATTATGAATGTTGTACGACCAGGTTTACTTAGTAATGTAGTATATGGTGGTGATGCTTACAAAGTTTGGTGTGATCTGAAGGAGAGATTTGACAAAATTAATGGTGCAAATGTATTTCAACTTCACAAAGAAATTCACAGTCTTAGTCAAGGAACTATGTCTGTTACAGACTACTACACTATTCTTAAAAGTTTGTGGAATGAATTCGATTCTATCATGCCTTGTCCAGGGTGCTCATGTGATgaatctagaaaattcaaggaACATTGCGAGTATCAAAGATTGCTTGTTTCTAAATGAGTCATATTCAGCTGCTAGAGGTCAAATCCTGCTACAAACTCCTACTCCTAACCTAAAAAAAGCCTTCTCCCTTATCATAGGCCATGATAGTCAAAGGAATTTGGTACATAATAGTCAAGACAATTCTCTTTCTAGAGTTGTTGAAAGCACAACTTTTTTTAGTCAGAAAGGAAGAGGTGCTACTGCTCATAGTGGAGGTATTTTTGGACATCAACCAGGAGGTGATGGTAATCCAGCAAGGGGACATTATGATACTCAGTATAAGCCAAAGAAACCTCTGCTTATGTGTGAAGTGTGTGGTTATAGAGGACACACTAAGGAACAGTGCTTCAAAGTTAAGGGCTATCCTAGTGGCtggaagtcaaagaagaaaGGTGGAACATTAACTCTAGTTCCTATGCAAATCAAGTTGAAGTTACTCAGCCTGCACATAGTGGTAATGCTACTACAAGTCTGAATCCACCAGCTTCAACAACTTTCTTCACACAAGATCAGTATCATCAGATCATGCAGATGTTGTCTGAAGGAAGTGAAAGTGAAGGAGAGCATTCAACCAAATCATCTACTGTAGGTAGTATTTTATCTGCCTTAGTCTCCAAATATGTTGATAAGGATTGGGTTGTTGATACTGGTGCCACTAATCACATAACATCTAGACTTGATGTGTTAGAAAGGGTCACACCAGTGCCAAACTCTGAGAAAAGACAAATTCATTTGCCTACTGGTAATTTAGTACCAGTGTCACATATTGGCAAC
This DNA window, taken from Solanum dulcamara chromosome 3, daSolDulc1.2, whole genome shotgun sequence, encodes the following:
- the LOC129883242 gene encoding uncharacterized protein LOC129883242, coding for MDRYQKVEKPRPEEPIKENEIRVTAQGLIRNYISYATTLLQDQRTKEIVLKAMGQAISKTVAIAEIIKKRIPGLHQDTSISSTTITDAYEPLEEGLQPLEMTRQVSLITITLSTAELNQSSPGYQAPSRFDQSGAENQQLQQAKQAYVPSDFNQDSYGVRGRGRGRGRGRGRGRGRGRGGYGNYYQDDGGYYNPGRGGGLADDGGYYNPGRGGGFADNGGYYNQGQGGGFADNGGYYNQGRGGGRGRGWGYRGTGYGRGRGGGWGGGRGYSGRGRMGGRGGRGGGIQYRQEEFTVRG